A stretch of Endozoicomonas sp. SCSIO W0465 DNA encodes these proteins:
- a CDS encoding lipopolysaccharide assembly protein LapB — MFQAIKPKTPNQNESKVNGLARALYPQPGKAETALDLLNQLPVTVQTGTLLTKSRVLQTLNRHEEAEDLLKQIVKKEAGDPEKGRACKHHETNLGLARHWQIMGKCDKAEHLLIATFRQESAKWGDLEAGRACKHHETNLTLARLWQMMGKLDKAERLLIATFRQESVKVNDLEAGRACKDHETNLGLARLWEMMGNHDKAERLLIAMFRQKSTKVGDPATGTACKDHETNLTLARLWQMMGQYDKAECLLIATFRQESPKAGNLEAGGACKYHDTNLALARLWQLMGKHNKAERLLIATFRQESAKAGDLEEGRACKNHDTNLSLARHWEMMARHDQAERLLIATFRQESVKPGDLEEGRACKHHETNLALARLWQMIGKLDQAEHLLIAMFRQESAKAGDLEAGRACKHHDTNLTLARHWQMMGKLDNAERLLIVTFRQEAEQADDLAEGRACKHHDTNLTLARCWQMMNKHDKAERLLIATFRQESVQADDLAAGRPCKNNETNLALVRYWEIVGKLDQAERLLIATFRQESVQADDLEAGRACRHHETNLTLARHWQMMGKLNEAERLLIAMFRQESVRVGDLEEGRSCRHHDTNLTLARCWQMMSKHDKAERLLTATFRQESAKAGDLEAGTPCKNHETNHTLARLWQIMGKFEKAETLLIAMFRQQSVRADDLEAGRACQHHVTNLGLACLWQIMGKLEKAECLMIAMFRQESAKADDLEAGRACKIHETNLGLARLWEVMGKLDKAEHLLIAMSRQESAQAVDPEVSGAGKNHETNLTLARLWQMMGKVDDAQSLLEQSLSDNRLIDVEKDRYRLTLCILHCGTHAFDTFIGAITNGVDKALAQSIHRFMIYCERVGENGWQEPVLLDQALNYVEEAMQLPSSSEKRAQLLSQKAHIMRMQKKAESEWKPLFQQASCLDPSRVLKEKTEPWRKIEQRALKS, encoded by the coding sequence GTGTTTCAGGCGATCAAACCGAAGACTCCGAATCAGAATGAAAGCAAAGTCAATGGTCTTGCCCGGGCACTTTATCCCCAGCCAGGCAAGGCTGAAACAGCACTGGATTTATTAAATCAACTGCCGGTTACTGTCCAGACCGGTACCCTACTGACAAAATCCAGGGTTCTGCAAACCCTGAATCGTCATGAGGAGGCAGAAGATCTGCTAAAGCAGATTGTTAAGAAGGAAGCAGGTGATCCGGAAAAAGGCAGGGCCTGCAAGCATCATGAGACGAATCTGGGGCTGGCCCGTCACTGGCAAATAATGGGTAAATGCGATAAAGCCGAACACCTGTTGATTGCCACGTTCCGGCAAGAATCGGCGAAGTGGGGTGACCTGGAAGCAGGCAGGGCCTGCAAGCACCATGAGACCAATCTCACGCTGGCTCGTCTCTGGCAGATGATGGGTAAACTTGATAAAGCCGAACGGCTGCTGATTGCCACGTTCAGGCAGGAATCGGTTAAGGTGAATGATCTGGAAGCAGGCAGGGCCTGCAAGGATCATGAAACGAATCTGGGGCTGGCCCGTCTCTGGGAGATGATGGGTAATCACGATAAAGCCGAACGCCTGCTGATTGCTATGTTCAGACAGAAATCGACGAAGGTGGGCGACCCGGCAACAGGCACGGCTTGCAAGGACCATGAGACGAATCTCACACTGGCTCGCCTCTGGCAGATGATGGGTCAGTACGATAAAGCTGAATGCCTGCTGATCGCCACATTCCGGCAGGAATCACCGAAGGCAGGTAACCTGGAAGCAGGCGGAGCCTGTAAGTACCATGATACGAATCTCGCGCTGGCCCGCCTATGGCAGCTGATGGGTAAGCACAATAAAGCCGAACGCCTGCTGATCGCTACGTTCAGGCAGGAATCGGCCAAGGCGGGTGACCTGGAAGAAGGCAGGGCCTGCAAGAACCATGACACGAACCTTTCGTTGGCCCGTCACTGGGAGATGATGGCCAGGCACGATCAAGCCGAACGCCTGCTGATCGCCACGTTCCGGCAGGAATCAGTTAAACCAGGTGATCTGGAAGAAGGCAGAGCCTGCAAGCACCATGAGACCAATCTGGCACTGGCCCGTCTCTGGCAAATGATAGGTAAGCTTGATCAAGCTGAACATCTGCTGATTGCCATGTTCAGGCAGGAATCGGCGAAGGCGGGCGACCTGGAAGCCGGCAGAGCCTGCAAGCACCATGACACGAATCTTACGCTGGCCCGTCACTGGCAGATGATGGGTAAACTCGATAACGCCGAACGTCTGCTGATCGTCACGTTCAGGCAGGAAGCGGAGCAGGCGGACGACCTGGCAGAAGGCAGGGCTTGCAAGCATCATGATACCAATCTCACGCTGGCCCGTTGCTGGCAGATGATGAATAAGCACGATAAAGCCGAACGCCTGCTGATCGCCACCTTCAGGCAGGAATCAGTGCAGGCGGATGACCTGGCAGCAGGCAGGCCTTGCAAGAACAATGAAACGAATCTTGCGCTGGTCCGTTACTGGGAGATAGTGGGTAAGCTCGATCAAGCCGAACGCCTGCTGATCGCCACCTTCAGGCAGGAATCAGTGCAGGCGGATGACCTGGAGGCAGGCAGGGCTTGCAGGCACCATGAGACGAACCTCACGCTGGCTCGTCACTGGCAAATGATGGGTAAGCTTAATGAAGCCGAACGCCTGCTGATTGCCATGTTCAGACAGGAATCGGTGCGGGTGGGAGACCTGGAAGAAGGCAGGTCCTGCAGGCATCATGATACCAATCTTACGCTGGCCCGTTGCTGGCAGATGATGAGTAAGCACGACAAAGCCGAACGCCTGCTGACGGCCACGTTCAGGCAGGAATCGGCAAAGGCAGGTGATCTGGAAGCAGGCACGCCCTGCAAGAACCATGAAACGAATCACACCCTGGCCCGTCTCTGGCAAATCATGGGTAAATTCGAAAAAGCAGAAACCCTGCTGATCGCCATGTTCAGGCAGCAATCGGTGCGGGCGGACGACCTGGAAGCCGGCAGGGCCTGCCAACACCATGTAACGAATCTCGGGTTGGCCTGTCTCTGGCAAATCATGGGTAAACTCGAAAAAGCCGAATGCCTGATGATCGCCATGTTCAGGCAAGAATCGGCGAAGGCAGACGATCTGGAAGCCGGCAGGGCCTGCAAGATCCATGAAACGAATCTGGGGCTGGCTCGTCTCTGGGAGGTGATGGGTAAACTTGATAAAGCCGAACACCTGCTGATCGCTATGTCCAGGCAGGAATCAGCGCAGGCGGTTGATCCGGAAGTCAGCGGAGCCGGTAAAAACCATGAGACGAATCTCACGCTGGCTCGTCTCTGGCAGATGATGGGTAAGGTCGATGACGCCCAAAGCCTGCTCGAACAATCCCTGTCCGATAACAGGTTGATCGATGTAGAAAAAGACCGTTACCGGCTGACATTATGCATTCTGCATTGCGGGACCCATGCATTTGATACGTTTATTGGTGCTATCACCAACGGTGTCGATAAAGCACTTGCCCAGTCAATCCATCGATTCATGATTTATTGCGAACGTGTCGGCGAAAACGGCTGGCAAGAACCTGTATTACTGGATCAAGCCTTAAATTATGTGGAGGAAGCTATGCAACTGCCTTCCTCCAGTGAAAAGCGGG
- a CDS encoding lipopolysaccharide assembly protein LapB, producing MSGWPGVTVRPVTSGGTIGLRQNLAGNFYQSALTKTVKKTGNTEELLSQGFGLLRKKQWCSAVNVFQAIKPKTPKQNESKVNGLARALYPQPGKAETALHLLNQLPVTVQTGTLLTKSRVLQTLKRHEAAEDLLKQIVKKEAGDPEKGRACKHHETNLGLARHWQIMGKCDKAEHLLIATFRQESAKWGDLEAGRACKYHETNLGLARLWEMVGKLDKAERLLIATFRQESAKWGDLEAGRACKDHETNLGLARLWEMMGNHDKAERLLIATFRQESAKVGDPATGTACKNHETNLTLARLWQMMGQYDKAECLLIATFRQESAKAGNLEAGGACKYHDTNIALARLWQLMGKHNKAERLLIATFRQESAKAGDLEEGRACKNHDTNLSLARHWEMMARHDQAERLLIATFRQESVKVGDLEAGKVCKHHETNLALARHWQMTGKPDQAEHLLIAMFRQESAKAGDLEAGRACKHHETNLTLARHWQMMGKLDNAERLLIVTFRQESAKPDDLEAGSACNNHETNLALARHWQIMGKLDNAEHLLIATFRQESVKVSDLEENRACKNHQTNLGLARHWQMMGKHDKAERLLLAIFRQESVKSNDLEAGKACKHHDTNLTLARHWQAMGKLDNAERLLIATFRQESAQVGDLAAGMACKNHETNLTLARHWQLMAKHDQAERLLIATFRQESVKVGDLEAGKVCKHHETNLALARHWQMTGKLDQAERLLIAMFRQESAKTGDLEAGRACKHHETNLGLARHWQMMGKLDKAERLLTATFRQESTKEDNLEAGKACKNHDTNLSLARHWEMMGNLDKAECLLIATFRQESAKAGDLEEGRACKNHETNLMLARHWQMKGKVDKAHSLFQQCLSDNTMANEQKDHFRLSLSIMHCGTHGFGTYIDAITNKVDKALAQSIHRFMIYCQRVGENGWQEPALLDQALNYVEEAMQLPSSSEKRAQLLSQKAHILRMQKKTESEWQSLFQQASCLDPSRALKEKTETWRRTEQQALEKLNIQSSD from the coding sequence GTGTCAGGCTGGCCGGGTGTGACAGTGAGGCCGGTAACCTCTGGCGGAACCATTGGGTTAAGGCAAAATCTTGCCGGGAATTTTTATCAGTCTGCCTTAACAAAAACGGTAAAAAAGACAGGAAATACCGAAGAGCTTCTGTCTCAGGGGTTCGGATTACTCAGAAAAAAGCAGTGGTGTTCAGCGGTTAATGTGTTTCAGGCGATCAAACCGAAGACTCCGAAACAGAATGAAAGCAAAGTCAATGGTCTTGCCCGGGCACTTTATCCCCAGCCAGGCAAGGCTGAAACAGCACTGCATTTATTAAATCAACTGCCGGTTACTGTCCAGACCGGTACCCTGCTGACAAAATCCAGGGTTTTGCAAACCCTGAAACGTCATGAGGCGGCAGAAGACCTGCTCAAGCAGATTGTTAAGAAGGAAGCAGGTGATCCGGAAAAAGGCAGGGCCTGCAAGCATCATGAGACGAATCTGGGGCTGGCCCGTCACTGGCAAATAATGGGTAAATGCGATAAAGCCGAACACCTGTTGATTGCCACGTTCCGGCAAGAATCGGCGAAGTGGGGTGACCTGGAAGCAGGCAGGGCCTGCAAGTATCATGAAACGAATCTGGGGCTGGCCCGTCTCTGGGAGATGGTGGGTAAACTTGATAAAGCCGAACGGCTGCTGATTGCCACGTTCCGGCAAGAATCGGCGAAGTGGGGTGACCTGGAAGCAGGCAGGGCCTGCAAGGATCATGAAACGAATCTGGGGCTGGCCCGTCTCTGGGAGATGATGGGTAATCACGATAAAGCCGAACGCCTGCTGATTGCTACGTTCAGACAGGAATCGGCGAAGGTGGGCGACCCGGCAACAGGCACGGCTTGCAAGAACCATGAGACGAATCTCACACTGGCTCGTCTCTGGCAGATGATGGGTCAGTACGATAAAGCTGAATGCCTGCTGATCGCCACATTCCGGCAGGAATCAGCGAAGGCAGGTAACCTGGAAGCAGGCGGAGCCTGTAAGTACCATGATACGAATATCGCGCTGGCCCGCCTATGGCAGCTGATGGGTAAGCACAATAAAGCCGAACGCCTGCTGATCGCTACGTTCAGGCAGGAATCGGCCAAGGCGGGTGACCTGGAAGAAGGCAGGGCCTGCAAGAACCATGACACGAACCTTTCGTTGGCCCGTCACTGGGAGATGATGGCCAGGCACGATCAAGCCGAACGCCTGCTGATCGCCACATTCCGGCAGGAATCAGTTAAGGTGGGTGATCTGGAAGCAGGCAAAGTCTGCAAGCACCACGAGACCAATCTGGCACTGGCCCGTCACTGGCAAATGACAGGTAAGCCTGATCAAGCCGAACATCTGCTGATTGCCATGTTCCGGCAGGAATCGGCGAAGGCGGGCGACCTGGAAGCTGGCAGAGCCTGCAAGCACCATGAGACGAATCTTACGCTGGCCCGTCACTGGCAGATGATGGGTAAACTCGATAACGCCGAACGTCTGCTGATCGTCACGTTCAGGCAAGAATCGGCGAAGCCCGACGACCTGGAAGCAGGCAGTGCCTGTAACAACCATGAGACGAATCTTGCGCTGGCCCGTCACTGGCAGATAATGGGCAAACTCGATAATGCTGAACACCTGCTGATCGCCACGTTCAGGCAGGAATCAGTCAAGGTGAGTGATCTGGAAGAAAACAGGGCCTGCAAGAATCATCAAACGAATCTGGGGCTGGCCCGTCACTGGCAGATGATGGGCAAGCACGATAAAGCCGAACGTCTACTGCTCGCCATATTCAGGCAAGAATCGGTGAAATCAAACGATCTGGAAGCAGGCAAGGCCTGCAAGCACCATGACACGAATCTCACGTTGGCCCGTCACTGGCAGGCGATGGGTAAGCTCGATAACGCCGAACGCCTGCTAATCGCTACGTTCAGGCAAGAGTCGGCACAGGTGGGCGACCTGGCAGCAGGCATGGCCTGTAAGAACCATGAGACGAATCTTACGCTGGCCCGTCACTGGCAGCTGATGGCCAAGCATGATCAAGCCGAACGCCTGCTGATCGCCACGTTCCGGCAGGAATCAGTTAAGGTGGGTGATCTGGAAGCAGGCAAAGTCTGCAAACACCACGAGACCAATCTGGCCCTGGCCCGTCACTGGCAAATGACAGGTAAGCTTGATCAAGCCGAACGTCTGCTGATTGCCATGTTCAGGCAGGAATCGGCAAAGACGGGCGACCTGGAAGCCGGCAGAGCCTGCAAGCATCATGAGACAAATCTGGGTCTCGCCCGCCATTGGCAGATGATGGGTAAGCTTGATAAGGCCGAACGCCTGCTGACCGCTACGTTCAGGCAGGAATCGACGAAGGAGGACAACCTGGAAGCCGGCAAGGCCTGCAAGAACCATGACACGAACCTTTCGTTGGCCCGTCACTGGGAGATGATGGGTAATCTCGATAAAGCCGAATGCCTGCTGATCGCTACGTTCAGGCAGGAATCGGCCAAGGCGGGTGACCTGGAAGAAGGCAGGGCCTGCAAGAACCATGAAACGAATCTCATGCTGGCCCGCCACTGGCAGATGAAAGGTAAGGTTGATAAGGCCCACAGTCTGTTCCAGCAATGCCTGTCCGATAATACGATGGCCAATGAGCAAAAAGACCATTTCAGGCTGTCATTAAGTATTATGCATTGTGGGACTCATGGATTTGGTACGTATATTGATGCTATCACCAACAAGGTCGATAAGGCACTTGCCCAGTCAATCCATCGATTCATGATTTATTGCCAACGTGTCGGCGAAAACGGCTGGCAAGAACCTGCATTACTGGATCAAGCCTTAAATTATGTGGAGGAAGCTATGCAACTGCCTTCCTCCAGTGAAAAGCGGGCACAATTGTTGTCGCAAAAAGCGCACATCCTGAGAATGCAGAAAAAGACTGAAAGCGAATGGCAATCGCTTTTTCAGCAAGCATCCTGTCTAGACCCTTCAAGAGCATTAAAAGAAAAAACCGAGACCTGGAGGAGAACAGAACAGCAGGCGCTGGAAAAGTTAAACATCCAGAGTTCCGATTAA